From the genome of Methanobacterium petrolearium, one region includes:
- a CDS encoding V4R domain-containing protein, translating into MTPIKAKNRVKIFSTKSGVNIIQSPIKAQILSLLKEGGMSGSQVVASTKRSKSTISAHLQDLEDVGIIDWVIDPEDRRKKIYYINSRFLGDVSPENEVEDDVDLALQKQILESDDPLKFFRFMFRAIRVSLMDEGINIDPILRNAGYKVGETFYEKLQTPDINKFIRNVAKFWEDNQLGRIEVKSTDPIIIQAYDCFECEDLPQIGKPACAFDSGILEAFFSLCFQEQVEVEEVKCYAQGDDYCQFMVKTKN; encoded by the coding sequence ATGACCCCAATAAAAGCAAAAAATCGTGTAAAAATATTTTCCACTAAATCAGGCGTGAATATAATTCAAAGCCCTATAAAAGCCCAGATTCTATCCCTACTTAAAGAGGGAGGGATGAGTGGATCCCAAGTAGTGGCATCCACCAAAAGATCCAAATCAACTATCTCAGCACACTTGCAGGATCTGGAGGATGTCGGAATAATAGATTGGGTAATAGATCCTGAAGATCGACGAAAAAAAATTTATTACATCAACTCCCGTTTTTTAGGCGATGTTTCTCCAGAAAACGAAGTTGAAGATGATGTTGACCTGGCCCTTCAAAAACAGATTTTAGAATCAGATGACCCACTTAAATTCTTCAGGTTTATGTTCAGAGCAATAAGAGTATCCCTTATGGATGAAGGAATAAATATCGACCCCATACTGCGTAATGCAGGTTATAAAGTAGGGGAGACTTTTTACGAAAAATTGCAGACTCCTGATATTAATAAATTTATTAGAAATGTTGCAAAATTTTGGGAAGATAATCAGTTAGGCCGGATTGAAGTTAAAAGCACCGATCCCATTATTATTCAGGCTTATGACTGTTTTGAATGTGAAGATCTGCCTCAAATCGGGAAACCTGCCTGTGCATTTGATTCAGGAATATTGGAAGCATTTTTCTCACTATGCTTCCAGGAACAGGTGGAAGTGGAAGAAGTTAAATGTTACGCCCAGGGTGATGATTACTGTCAGTTCATGGTTAAAACAAAAAATTAG